One Channa argus isolate prfri chromosome 17, Channa argus male v1.0, whole genome shotgun sequence genomic window, TTAGATTTAGTTAAAGGTTTGTTACTTCAGACAAGAGCAAGAAATACCGAAggtgtgtttttacaaaaatcatAAACTAGCCAAATGCCTAAAGCTGACAAGAACATAGACTTAGATAAATGCATATATTATTAGCTTAGAATTTGTATAAATGCAAGTCATTTAAACGATTGCATTGGCCACAGTTACTAACGTTAAAGGAAGAACGTAGTGAATTTGAGTTGTTTGCTCGTACCTTTTAAAATACCCCCCTGGCCATCACATATTCAAGTCTACACTTGTCTATGGTTTATCTCCAAAGTATGTTTGtccacagcctttgtccagtcCACTACCGGACATCCACACCATTACTCTTTAAATTCCAAAGAGCAACCTCTCACCATTAATAGCCCCGTGTCTCCCCAgctcagttttaaaatatataggTCACAAGGTCAAGTGGATTCTTCTGCAGGTCTGCTTTGCAGCGTCTAGCTGTTACAATGTGTCTGCAGTTTTGAACGCGCCCCCTGGTGGCTTTGGCTGAACTAAGCAACTTCAAGATGCCCGTGTGACATTTAACTCCAGGCCAGAATTTCACTCTTAGGTTCTCATTACTAAGAAGCTATGTGTTCTGATAGCACATAGTTTAGCAGTTCATTCAACAGTGAGACTGTAAAAAGCCTATACAATTGGCTTCTTTAGAATTGTTCTTCACTCTGGACAATTTGTGAATTCCAATGTGCATGGTGGAAAATGGGGAACGCAAGGTCCATCATCCTGTTACCAATGAGTAACATCCGCATTTGTCCCTCCCTCAGCAAGAAATGTGTTTGACAGGAAAGCAGCCTGAGGATAACACATTCACCGCTGGTGGAAAAAGGAACAAACTTAATAGAGTTAGTTATCCCAGTGTGATTTCTGGTGTCCTCACATTCCCGACATTGCTTTTCTTGTCAGTTTCAAAGGTATTACTCTGAAAAAGTTTTCCCATTGTGTTTAAAGACAATGAGCCCTATGTCACACAGCAGTGTAGGTAAATAACACTGATTAAAGCTGCACTTCTGACTTACTGGGGCATAACTCAAATAGAGCTGAGTCATCATTAGTTTCATTAGATTCACGTGGGGGTTTTGAATGAGGGTGAAGTGTCTCATGTGAAAAATTGTATATATAGAATATCAGTTTCAATCAATGatttaacacattattttaatatgaataaGCTATGAACAAAAAAAGGCAAGCAAACTGCGCAGTTTTAGAGATGAACATAACTTTAATCAAGATTAAATAtatatgccaaaaaaaaaaaaaaagattgcagAGATCTAAgtcccccaaaaaacaaaaaacaaacactttatgtCTTTCATGTCTAGAGACTCAGTTTTATACTTCCTAGGAGTTTTGGACTTTGATTTAAGCTAAAATGCATACATATATCTCATTCACCATATTTTACAGTGCATTGATTCTCAAAACCATAACCTTCTTCCACATTTAGAAAACCCATACATAAACTCATTTGTAGAATTATTTACATACAAGGCTTTAACTTGTCTGCTAAAAACATTTGGTGAGCAGTTAGAAACCTAACAACAAACATCACACAACAGCAGAGAAATGTTGAACTTTGTGGGAACTTCGTTTAGCCATTGGTAGTGATATTTTCTAACACAAATCACTGCATTGATATGAAGCAGAAGAATCCATTCATTAAATAATGTGATGAAGTGACACTCGCAAGGACACTGGAGGAGTACCGAACCTGCAAGTTTGTCCACCTGTATTTAAAGTTTGgctgcatacacacataaaaatacacaaacacagctcagTAAGCATGAGAAAGTGAAATCATACACTCTCCATTCAACAGCCATCATTCAGATTCAGACAGAGCAGTTAATAGGACACGGCTCATAACGCATCCAAGTGGTACATACACAAAACATGCATATGCaatgtgtgtggggtggggttGTGTGGGGTGGGGTGGTGTGGGGTGggggaaatgaatgaatgaagtttGAAactagaaaatattttcatgtcagACCTAAGTTAGTAACTGTGTCACCCAGGACAAAATGTTATATCATCTCAGTTTATTCACAATACCATacttaaaatgacaaagtgagtAAGTTACTACAGGAGGTAAAAACAGAACAGCAacactgtattttgtgttaTGAATGTTTGAGCTGCTGAGATGTAACAGTGTGTAATGAATCGAAAACCGAAAACTAcagattctttatttttaagtgcACTTGTGTGTCAGAGTGTAGAGTTACTCCAAACACACAAgatgataaaagacaaaatgctgggtaatattaatttaaaaactgtccCAATACTAACTTGCTTTTTTCAATTCTTATATAAAACCTTGATGGGAAAAGGACAGTTGATAATTTTATGTGTTGTAATGCATAACCATACACACAGCGGCTCTGTCAACAAGCACTGAGGAAACATGGGACAAAGTGAAACGGCAtcaggcaaataaaaaaatatttgtggagACATATTCACTGTCattggtttttaaatgtattattttgtatcACATGAGATGCTTGTTTACAAGGCCAGAAGGCCCACACAGCTCATACAAATAccatgtgtatgttttttttgtatgtgttctctctccacacacacgACTTCATCTGGAGTTTTCCCTGAACCATGCAATGACTTCTTGCCCATCtttcttactgtaaatgttgtaagttaacacacatacactcattcacacacacacacctggtgccaATCAGAAAATATCAAGAAAATTAAGtgaatgacagacagacagctttCACATGGGACTAAGCCAAAAAGAGCACTGCTTCCACTAAATAATTCTCTCAGATCATCATATATGTATGGTAGCTAATGTTGTACTGTTAGACAAcaaaaatttattattatgtttgaGTACAatggtgtttttaatgtgtgtgagacttggcaaaaaaaaacaaaagctctcTGTGAGTAAAAGGCATAGTGTTATAAAGTATGTCTGcaacataatttaatttgaaacattttctgtgttctcATGGGATAAACAACCCCCACTACCACTGAACAGGAAACACTGGCTCAAAGAGTAGATGCTGCAGTCACCAGGTTTCCCATTAGGCTTATGAAAACATCACTCAGGGCAGAAGCAGCCACGAGGCTGTGCTGGACAGTGTTGGTGACAGAAGAGGAGCCCAGAGTAAAAAGTGGTGCCACACAATATGAGAGCCTATAGTCCTATAATTTCTTTTATGTAAGCGCAACAAGAACAGGTGGTGAATATGCAACAAGGATACACACTCTTCTTCCAAGGGCTCGATGACAGGATCTAGCATGAGTGTATTCTGAGAAATGCATACACATACGGTACATACACGCTAGTCCAATCTCCAGACTTGGGCTCCAGTTGTGTCTCTTTGTTGCCCTCTGGTGGTTCACTTTCCAGAATAGATCTAGTCTCATTCTCACGCACgtgcacgcacacgcacacgcacacgcacacacacacacacacacacacacacacacacacacacacacacaggctgccaTTGCACAAATCTccacctacaaacacacatatacacacacacacacacacacacacatttatatgaaCATACACACTCCTTGGCTCTCCATGTGTCTGTAGTCAGGCTTATCTGGTGTAGTAGACTCTGTAGTAAACGCTCTTGGAGCGCCAGAGTGAATAGGAGTTGTCAAACTTAAGTAAGTAGACTCCACGCCCAGGGTACTGGTGGCTGCCAGCATACACCTCCTCATGACAGTCCCGCCGGTACACTGGCACAATCTCATCCACTTGTGGCTTCCCTGCCTCCTTCTTtgccttctcctcctcatttGGAGCATCACCtaaggaaaaaaagaataatgcaTGTTGTTATGGAAAAATCTTTGTCTTTGCTTAAAACTTTCCCTGCTACATCTTCCTGCACTGCTACACTGTGACATGCTCTGTCCAGCTCTAAAGGTACTGCAATAAATGAGAATGCTCCAAAAGTGATCAAGCAGAAAAAATTAACATTGTCCAATTGGTTAGAAGGTACGTTAAAATCCGAACATCTGGTCAAAGGAgccacctctccacattaagataagttgTGCATCCATCTTCAAATTAACCAACAGACCCGCTGCAGTCATACTAAACTAGGATACAGTTGTAAACAcgagaaaagaataaaagaaattacATAAAACTAGTTATTCATCTCTCCAAAGGGCAATATGTGAAGCAGTATTGAAAAAAGAATGGaagacatttcttttcaaacCAACTGCTTCTATTgcaaagagggaaaaagaaaaagccacagCGGCTTGAGTAGGTCATTAATACATCTAATCATAGCCCAACTAGATAAACTTAATCCCCATAACATTAATTAGTAAACAGCtatgttcagtttttattttgtgaaaaatagatagttttgcttattttgtgtttaaataatcaTGATTTAGAAGAGCCTACACCCGGCACACAACTTCAAGCAAAACTGACACTTTACCAAATTGTTTCAGCATTGCTGACAccacaaaaagaaatattagaGATATTATTAGGCAGGCTTATTTCACCCATACTTCCCACCCACACCTCACCATCATCTTCCTCGTCCTCGTCACTGGACTCTGACACATGCACGCTGACCGAAGCGGAGGCAGCATCTGTCCATTCGAAGAAGACCCCAAAGCCGATGTCATAATAGTCTGTAGCAAACTCCCAGAACAGGTAGGAGCCCTCCTCATGGGTGGGAACACGTACTGTCACCACCTCACCGCGCCCCACAGTAATCACACTGTCTGCGTCCTGCCGGATTTTCTCCTTAAAGTCCTTGATCTGCGGCCTTGTCCACATGGAAGGGGCAGCTATGACCGGTGGGGAGTCAGCAGCTGTGATCAAGGGATGAGATACTTATTAAATCTGTAAAAATCTGCTGATGCAGATTTCTGTACAGGAAGAAATATACTATTTAGATTTATTAATAACTGATACCCTACCAGGATTTACAGTCTGAATGCCTAACTAGCTTAACCAACAGGCCTCTTACTGTATATCAGCTGTTTATGCACTtagtgacaaaaacagaaagggagggagagtaTTCACATAGGCATGTGACCATTGGCACGGTGTTGCAATCTCAGCTAAATGTCAATCCAGCCATCTTTTCCCTAAACATCATTCTGAGAGCGAGCAGGCAGCTGCAGTGGATTCATTTGCCCCAGGATGTAAGTTTTGGACTAAGGCCATGGCATTGTTCATTTTTGGTATTCTCCGCTGTAAGCAGAATATGTGGTTGGATGCCACCTAAAGCAGTCCGCTATCATGTATCCTTTGTTCCAGCTCTTCTCCTTCCTGGCCTCTAAGTCACATCAACAAGGTCTCACCAGATAAGAATCGAGTTACATGTTTGGTATAaacctttgtttgtttaaatatgagATACCCTTCCTGCTCTGTAGCCCTTGGCtgcataaaatggaaaaatgtacaTTCTTTCTAGATAAAGTGACCTGCAGATGGTTTTGCTGCTTATATAAGATAAACACAGTGACGGCCAACCAACCTAATAGAGGTCCATTCTCTGAGACCTCCTCTGCTGGCTCAGGCTCTGGCTCTCTGTCCATGCTCTCTGAAAATGTATCTGACTGGCCTCCATTGAGTGTAGGAACCTCCTCACCAGCGGGTATTGAAGCTGCACATAATGGTCCAGCCACTGAAGCAGGAATGGGGTCCCCACTGTTGAAGCTCCTGGATTCCATTGCATTATGAATCATTGTATctgcctgctgctgtttctgtaaGGCCGCCTGGGACAAAAAAGTCCATTaagtgaaaacaattaaaaaaaaaatttaaaaaaaatctagggacgtaaaacaaacattttcagttccCGCAATTCTGTAGCTGTCAAAGTACATGTTTCCTAAATACCACATTAGGCTAACAAGATTTTTTATAGACATTTAATCCTTGGCCCCTTAAAAAACATGGTTAATATGGACAACAAAGTCTAAACATTAATTCTATCATTCTATCTCTCTGTCGGTGAATGCACACTACCTGTTGCTGGGCCAGCTGGACCTGGTAGAGCTGCTGCATGTACTGCTGGTAGTGCTGTTCCTGGAGCTGACGGATGAGGCCCAGCTGTTGCTCTGGGCTGTTGGGGTACTGCTGGGCAGCATATTGTTGGAACTGCACCGCAGTTTGGGCATTCAGTGCTGCCATAATCTGTTGTCTGGAAAATAGAAAGACAAGGGAGAGTTAGTGAGAATGGATAAACGAGAAATGATGGATAACAATGGGGTTATAAAGTGCTTTCAAAAACATGAGAGCTGTATTGAGCTCTTTTaacaaattatttgcaaaacacTGACCCTCCAAAGGTGAACTACAAGGACAGCGTTTTTGTCACAGCTCCAAGgctaaaaagaaaataccacTATAGATATCAATGGGAGGGTTGGTAATAATTACGTAGAAGTAAAATGGATATTTTGAAACCCCAAACACAACGTACAAACTCTcagtaacacagacacacatacttcTGCTGCTCAATCCGTagcctctcctcctctgcctgtcttctttcttcttcctctctcctcaacctttcctcctcttcaagcctccttctctcctcttcctgtctttgtcgttccctctcctcctcctcctgccgctgttgctcctcctcctctttcctgtGCAGGAGCAAAGTCAAgaagtataaaataaattatataaatggtTCTACAAGCAGTACAAGTCAATAAATGTCCAATACTGCACCTGTTGCATCACACATTTAGCTTGGGCATTGCAAAATAAAGGATACAAAGACccaaagagtaaaaaaagagGTTGAGAAgtttttttactaaaataattaataaaatgttagagGTGTAGCCTTGCATATagataaaatattgaaatgtaaAGCTAGTTATTAATGGAATTAAGAACTGCACTGTAGTACGTAGAAATTTACTAATACTAATTAATACTGAAAGATAATAATTAGTTATGTGTACAGAGCACCAGGCTCTAgtatagatttatttaaagataaattaGTAGGAATGTATAAAAGGTGATCAagaaaaaagttgttgtttgtggTAACATTAAGACTCTTAATTAAATTAAGGAAAATGTGTATGATGTATGCTGCTACTTATTATAAGTGATCATATACCAGTTTTTATAACTTGTCAGAATAATTCTAACTAAAATGATCGGTACAAATAAATTAATCGGAAACAGATCACATAGTTTCATATCATTTGTAAATGGTTTTATTGGGAAATGATCAATAGACTCTACCAACATACGTTCATATGTTTTTACTCACATTACTGATTGTGTGGTcatgtgctgtatgtgtaaTGTGTCTACTAAAACTGGGTATTTCCAGACCAGATGAAAAGAGCCAGAGTCCACACTTTATATAAGTAACACCGACATCCTTTTTCATAGTGTAGGCGAGTATTATTGCcaaatta contains:
- the acbd3 gene encoding Golgi resident protein GCP60, with amino-acid sequence MMATEVQSGDLDSATSSRLEVSIDGLTLSPDPEGEQSQVEELDPNSAEPETDALGDVGGEDGETAKSAIERKWGFPLQELYGMALKFFKDKDGKAFHPTYEEKLRLVALHKQVSLGPYNPDASPEVGFFDILGNDRRKEWASLGNLEKDEAMVEFVKLLNKCCNLFAPYVTSHKIEREEQERKRKEEEEQQRQEEEERERQRQEEERRRLEEEERLRREEEERRQAEEERLRIEQQKQQIMAALNAQTAVQFQQYAAQQYPNSPEQQLGLIRQLQEQHYQQYMQQLYQVQLAQQQAALQKQQQADTMIHNAMESRSFNSGDPIPASVAGPLCAASIPAGEEVPTLNGGQSDTFSESMDREPEPEPAEEVSENGPLLAADSPPVIAAPSMWTRPQIKDFKEKIRQDADSVITVGRGEVVTVRVPTHEEGSYLFWEFATDYYDIGFGVFFEWTDAASASVSVHVSESSDEDEEDDGDAPNEEEKAKKEAGKPQVDEIVPVYRRDCHEEVYAGSHQYPGRGVYLLKFDNSYSLWRSKSVYYRVYYTR